TTTTGAGCTTCGAGCATGGGTCAAAGTGGGCAGAAAGTGTGAATCCAGTGAAATTTTACGATGCATTCTAGCTCAAGTGCATCCCGACATTCGAGAACGAGTGCTTACCCGAGGAGACGATGATGATGGCGAGAAATTAGTTGGACTCTTGCAAATGAGATTGAAGAGCAAGAAATGTCTCATTGTGTTGGATGATGTATGGGAATGGAACACGCGAGTATTGGAAAACTTGGAAAAAAAGTAACGTCCGAGTCTTGCTTACAAGCAGGAAGAGGATTAAAGCATCTTCATTTCTAGAACTACGATTGTTGgatgaagaagaaagtaagAAATTACTTGGTGAGAAGTTGTTCGGTGAAGAGGGATTCCCTGATCAGCTTAAAGAATTGGGAAAAAAGATTGCCTGCAAATGTGAAGGTCTTCCACTTATGATAGTCACGGTTGCAGAGCTTCTATCCAAAGAAGACAAGACCCTACAATACTGGAGTGAGATATACGAGAAACAACATAATTCAGTCTTCGTAGATGCATATAATCAAATATTAGAGGTACTTTCCCCAAGCTATGACTACTTACctcaatattttaaaatgcTTTTTCTCTATTTGGGAGCTTTCCCTCCATATAGTGATATTGATACAAACGAGCTTTTCAATCGGTTGAGTGCTGAAGGGTTTCTTGAAACAATTGGAAACCAAACCGTAAGTGATTTTATTCAAAATCGCTTGGCGGAGCTTGCTGCATTGTACAATCTTGTTATATTCAAATTCAAACCAGGATCTTGGTTTTCAAAGAGAGAGTTTCGCGTGCACTCTTGCTGGCAGCACTTGTGCAAGAAAGAAGCTAGTAGGATTAAGTTTTTGCATGTTGTGCAAAGTTACGATGATGTTATGAAAGACCAGCGTCGGTTGTGTGCTCATTGCAACACTTTATTTGCCTTCAAAGAAGTGTATGATTCAATAAAAAGTGAATGTGCCTCGACGACCCGTTCTTTACTCTGTTATGGTCCTAGCCACCAATATCCAGTGCCATTACATGCCATGGATTTCAAGTTGCTCAGGATACTAGATGCTTGTAAAGTCCGATTTTACCATATTCCACTTGAAATTTTGAAACTTGTTTGTTTAAAATACCTTGCCCTTACTTGCAACAAAGAGCTTCCTATATCCATATCCAACCTTTTTCACCTTCAATTCTTGATTATTAAACGACATATAAACATAAGAAAGCGTGGAGGTCAGTCCTATATGCCGATGGAAATATGGAATATGCAAGAGCTACAGCATATTGACATCTTCGGAATAGACCTACCAACTCCTAATTTTGATGCTACTTTGGACAAACTCACCAGCCTTTTTGGTGTGAGTGCAAAGAGTTGCACTGGAGAAATTCTCAAAAGAATCCCTAATTTAAGAGCCTTAGCAATTCAGATGGAGTTGAAGCcttatgatgatgatgatgatgctgatgataACAACCCATTGAGTGACTTGGGTAATATCTCAAAAGAACTCCAAAATTTGATGGGACTTGTATTTGTTGTATAAACTAGAGTTCATTATATTTCCTTCCCTTATCTACCCAGTGGTATCCCAAAAGTATTTGACGATCAGTTGGTTCAGAGACATTTTGAGCTTCGAGCATGGGTCAAAGTGGGCAGAAAGTGTGATGATGCCAACCCATTGAGTGACTTAGGTTATATATCAGAAGAACTCCAAAATTTGTTGGGACTTGTATTTGTTGTAATCAATCCTGACATGAAGTATGAGTGTACGACTCCTCTTTCAATGTTCCCATCAAGTCTAACAAATTTGACTTTGGGTGGCTTAGGGTGTCCATGGAAACACATGAATGACATTGGTTTGTTGTTACCAAATATAAAGAAGCTTACTTTACAAGGATATGCCTTTCGAGGCCCAGAGTGGGATATAGAATCAAGGTGTTTTCTGAATCTGGAGACACTTGTGATTGAAGACACCGATTTGGTTCAATGGAGGCCTCAACATGGAAGCTTGCCTAGGCTTGAACTCCTAAGCATACGACATTGCTACAAATTACGACAATTCGATTGGACTCGTGATCCATCCATGGTCCAAACTACAATTGAATTAGTTGAGTGCAGTCCCTTAGTTATCCCTTCTGCCAAGCTATTAAGA
This genomic interval from Salvia splendens isolate huo1 chromosome 13, SspV2, whole genome shotgun sequence contains the following:
- the LOC121762467 gene encoding putative late blight resistance protein homolog R1C-3 produces the protein MMYGNGTREYWKTWKKSNVRVLLTSRKRIKASSFLELRLLDEEESKKLLGEKLFGEEGFPDQLKELGKKIACKCEGLPLMIVTVAELLSKEDKTLQYWSEIYEKQHNSVFVDAYNQILEVLSPSYDYLPQYFKMLFLYLGAFPPYSDIDTNELFNRLSAEGFLETIGNQTVSDFIQNRLAELAALYNLVIFKFKPGSWFSKREFRVHSCWQHLCKKEASRIKFLHVVQSYDDVMKDQRRLCAHCNTLFAFKEVYDSIKSECASTTRSLLCYGPSHQYPVPLHAMDFKLLRILDACKVRFYHIPLEILKLVCLKYLALTCNKELPISISNLFHLQFLIIKRHINIRKRGGQSYMPMEIWNMQELQHIDIFGIDLPTPNFDATLDKLTSLFGVSAKSCTGEILKRIPNLRALAIQMELKPYDDDDDADDNNPLSDLGNISKELQNLMGLVFVV